In the Candidatus Neomarinimicrobiota bacterium genome, one interval contains:
- a CDS encoding copper-translocating P-type ATPase, with protein sequence MSESKSENSLIQHNYQFDVEGMSCAACVANVETAIKQLPGVQDVSVNLATESATVTSSESIPIKKFTKAVTKMGYKLEPQGSSSLVHRQQRTIATWKRLLLIQAIFGIPLLVYAMSEMIFDIKLLSTQMNILVQLILATILVISGFGYYQRGFKHLLMRMPNMDSLVALGTGSAYTYSLISALNIELGWGINGFETLYFEAAGTILLFITFGKWLESVARGKTTEALTGLMEEMPTEAEVKRDDSWITLPLSEVMSGDEIRVNPHSKIPVDGVVISGASNVDESSISGESLPVEKMQGSKVIGASLNLQNGMIIRAEKIGRNSMFGQIIDLVEKAQMRKPKIQKLVDKIAAIFVPVVLSLAVLSGITWFAMGFGLTFAINVMISVLIIACPCALGLATPTALVVGSGIAAKGGILFKSADAFQLLSKVDIMVFDKTGTITESKPQLIAHFPEDDSSFLGIAMGLEKFSQHPLAKTLMDYGSQESIQLVEMSDIKEEAGRGLEGLNDGTLYRVRKIDPTDILPPDYLETLNQYYAKGYIVSGVYAVDSIMGLIAFSDTIKPESADVIKALSKRGIQAFLLTGDKEQAARHVAQEIGIQNFRAEVLPADKHDHVNTLKAGGKTVGMLGDGINDAPALVAADIGLSFGGGTDIAVNAADVIFLNNSLNNLVYGHKIAKATISKIHQNLFWAFIYNLAGIPIAMGLLYPFTGTLLNPMFAGMAMAFSSVSVVTNTLLLKSRRYFREI encoded by the coding sequence ATGTCAGAGTCCAAATCAGAAAATTCATTAATCCAACACAACTACCAGTTTGATGTTGAAGGGATGAGTTGTGCAGCCTGCGTGGCGAATGTTGAAACTGCAATTAAGCAATTGCCAGGAGTGCAGGATGTATCCGTAAACCTGGCTACCGAATCTGCCACTGTGACTTCAAGCGAGTCTATCCCAATTAAAAAATTTACAAAAGCTGTAACTAAAATGGGCTACAAACTGGAACCCCAGGGCTCATCCTCCCTTGTTCATCGGCAACAACGCACTATTGCAACCTGGAAACGGTTGCTCCTTATACAGGCCATCTTCGGCATTCCATTGCTGGTTTATGCCATGTCTGAAATGATTTTCGATATAAAGCTCCTGTCAACTCAAATGAATATCCTGGTACAGTTGATATTGGCCACCATTCTGGTCATTAGCGGGTTTGGATATTATCAACGTGGGTTCAAGCATTTGCTCATGCGCATGCCCAACATGGATTCACTGGTGGCGTTGGGAACGGGTTCAGCATACACCTATTCACTCATTTCAGCCCTAAACATTGAATTGGGATGGGGAATCAATGGTTTTGAAACACTGTATTTTGAAGCAGCCGGGACCATTCTGCTGTTTATTACCTTCGGTAAATGGCTTGAATCTGTGGCCAGAGGAAAAACAACTGAAGCACTTACTGGGCTCATGGAGGAGATGCCTACTGAGGCAGAAGTAAAAAGGGATGATTCCTGGATAACCCTGCCCCTTAGCGAGGTGATGAGTGGAGATGAGATTAGAGTCAATCCCCATTCAAAAATACCTGTTGATGGCGTTGTCATCAGCGGAGCCAGTAATGTAGACGAGTCCTCAATTAGTGGTGAGTCGCTCCCCGTAGAAAAAATGCAGGGCAGCAAGGTCATCGGTGCAAGTTTAAACCTGCAAAATGGCATGATTATACGAGCTGAAAAAATTGGTCGCAATTCGATGTTTGGTCAGATTATTGATCTGGTGGAAAAAGCTCAGATGCGCAAACCCAAGATCCAAAAATTGGTGGATAAAATCGCTGCCATATTTGTCCCCGTTGTCTTGAGCCTGGCTGTCCTAAGCGGAATTACCTGGTTCGCCATGGGATTTGGATTGACTTTTGCCATCAACGTCATGATTTCTGTATTGATTATTGCCTGCCCTTGCGCATTGGGTCTGGCAACACCTACTGCCCTGGTGGTGGGAAGTGGCATTGCAGCCAAGGGTGGCATCCTATTCAAATCAGCCGATGCCTTTCAATTGTTGAGTAAGGTGGATATCATGGTCTTTGACAAGACTGGAACCATTACTGAATCAAAACCTCAGCTCATCGCCCATTTTCCAGAAGATGATTCAAGCTTTCTGGGTATTGCCATGGGACTTGAAAAATTTAGTCAGCATCCCCTGGCAAAAACACTTATGGATTATGGCAGCCAGGAATCCATTCAATTGGTTGAAATGTCTGATATCAAGGAGGAAGCAGGTCGCGGGCTGGAAGGGCTGAATGATGGCACTCTGTACCGTGTTCGTAAAATTGACCCCACCGATATCCTGCCTCCCGATTATTTAGAAACTTTAAATCAATATTATGCAAAAGGATATATAGTTTCAGGTGTCTATGCTGTGGATTCCATCATGGGGTTGATAGCTTTTTCAGATACAATAAAACCAGAAAGTGCTGATGTTATTAAAGCACTTTCCAAGAGGGGTATCCAGGCTTTCCTCCTGACTGGAGACAAGGAACAGGCAGCCAGACACGTAGCCCAGGAAATTGGGATCCAAAATTTCAGGGCAGAGGTTCTCCCCGCAGATAAGCATGATCACGTCAATACGCTTAAAGCTGGGGGGAAAACCGTTGGGATGCTGGGCGATGGGATCAATGATGCACCGGCTCTGGTAGCTGCAGATATTGGTTTATCTTTTGGTGGGGGAACCGATATTGCAGTAAATGCAGCAGATGTCATTTTTCTGAACAACTCCTTAAACAATCTTGTATATGGGCACAAAATTGCCAAGGCTACCATTTCAAAAATTCATCAGAATCTGTTCTGGGCTTTCATATATAACCTGGCAGGTATTCCAATTGCCATGGGTCTCCTCTACCCCTTTACAGGCACGCTGCTGAATCCCATGTTTGCTGGAATGGCTATGGCTTTTTCTTCAGTATCAGTTGTCACCAACACCCTGCTGCTGAAGAGTAGAAGGTATTTCCGAGAGATATAA
- a CDS encoding choice-of-anchor D domain-containing protein, protein MNYLSRILIGAISLLIILASCSDMGEPEVLLPQMEVDITSIDFSTVTIGSPQIRQIPIINSGAGQLTGELTLVQDSSVYVLQPQGAFTLSADDTLSAELTFTPHAEFVYGAQILINGDDLGNPEHVIALTGVGTALPVPALTVSNSNLNFGTILTGSNGQQQITLSSTGNDTLLISSIDFDLGVYSIDVATPLALVPGASRLMTITFQPDGAGAFSGSMTIVSNSPSTPHVVSLSGAAEVAVSYAGSVQPVLNSNCGGCHGSNGGLNLTSYNNLMAGTSNNGPAVIPGDGASSLIIRRINGTTGGLMPQGGPALSAGTIATIETWINQGALDN, encoded by the coding sequence ATGAATTATTTATCACGAATCCTTATTGGGGCCATTTCCCTTCTGATCATCCTGGCAAGTTGTAGCGATATGGGTGAACCAGAAGTGCTATTGCCGCAAATGGAAGTAGACATTACTTCAATTGATTTCTCCACTGTCACAATTGGATCTCCACAGATTCGACAGATACCAATTATTAATTCAGGGGCAGGCCAGCTCACAGGAGAATTGACCCTGGTCCAGGATAGCTCTGTATATGTATTACAACCACAGGGCGCATTTACGCTATCAGCTGATGATACCCTGAGTGCCGAGTTGACTTTTACACCCCATGCTGAATTTGTATATGGAGCGCAAATTTTAATTAATGGGGATGATCTGGGAAACCCAGAGCATGTGATTGCGTTGACCGGGGTGGGGACGGCACTACCTGTACCAGCGCTGACTGTCTCAAACAGCAACCTTAATTTTGGCACTATTTTGACTGGCAGCAATGGCCAACAGCAAATCACTCTCAGTAGTACCGGCAATGACACCCTGTTGATATCATCTATTGATTTTGATCTTGGGGTATACAGCATTGATGTAGCCACACCACTTGCCTTGGTTCCAGGAGCCTCGCGGCTTATGACTATTACGTTTCAACCTGATGGCGCAGGGGCATTTAGCGGAAGTATGACTATTGTTTCAAATAGTCCATCGACACCTCACGTCGTTTCCCTTTCTGGAGCTGCAGAAGTAGCTGTTAGTTATGCGGGATCGGTTCAACCAGTTTTGAATTCAAATTGCGGTGGCTGCCATGGCTCAAATGGAGGCTTGAATTTAACATCTTACAACAATCTTATGGCTGGCACATCCAACAATGGACCGGCGGTGATCCCTGGAGATGGAGCCAGTAGTTTGATTATCAGGCGGATAAATGGAACAACGGGCGGGCTTATGCCACAGGGCGGTCCTGCACTTTCAGCAGGGACAATTGCTACTATCGAAACATGGATAAACCAGGGAGCATTAGACAATTGA
- the selD gene encoding selenide, water dikinase SelD yields the protein MTRSLEINLTAKVKAAGUAGKIGPGDLDDILCGIDIPSHPDLLIGIDHRDDSSVYKLSEDIAIVQSLDFFTPIVDDPFTFGQITAANAFSDLYAMGARPVTALNIVAFPVDDMDNSVLRDILRGGLSKITEAGAVLAGGHSIKDDELKYGLSVTGIVHPEKMISNGGAKPGDALVLTKPLGTGIVATALKRKLITPEELDTMVNSMVRLNKYAADVVANYDVHAMTDVTGYGLVGHLLEMLDSSGMDAKIFVDQLPVLPGTFKYAEQKVVPGGLLSNRKFYNPRISVGAGVTRLEELLVVDPQTSGGLLISLAAENAQAFVNDLQKNGVEDARIIGEISNSSNEPRISLHK from the coding sequence ATGACAAGAAGCCTGGAAATAAATCTGACCGCAAAAGTCAAGGCCGCTGGCTGAGCAGGTAAAATTGGTCCAGGGGACCTGGACGACATACTCTGTGGGATTGATATTCCCTCACATCCTGATCTGCTCATAGGGATTGACCATCGTGATGATAGCTCGGTTTATAAACTGAGTGAGGACATCGCTATTGTCCAATCTTTAGACTTCTTTACCCCTATTGTGGACGATCCCTTCACATTCGGACAGATCACAGCTGCCAATGCTTTTAGTGATCTTTATGCCATGGGTGCCCGACCAGTGACGGCATTGAACATTGTGGCTTTTCCTGTGGATGATATGGATAACTCAGTGCTTCGGGATATTCTCAGAGGAGGTCTCAGTAAGATTACCGAAGCTGGAGCGGTGCTTGCCGGTGGACATTCTATTAAAGATGACGAGTTGAAATATGGCTTATCGGTTACAGGTATTGTACACCCGGAAAAAATGATTTCCAATGGTGGCGCAAAACCTGGAGATGCTCTGGTTTTAACAAAGCCTCTAGGTACCGGAATTGTCGCGACGGCACTGAAGCGCAAACTCATCACACCTGAAGAATTGGACACCATGGTGAATAGCATGGTCCGCCTGAACAAGTATGCCGCCGATGTGGTTGCGAATTATGACGTACATGCCATGACCGATGTAACTGGTTATGGTCTGGTGGGACATTTACTGGAAATGTTGGATTCAAGCGGCATGGATGCAAAAATCTTTGTGGATCAGCTTCCCGTTCTACCTGGAACTTTTAAGTATGCTGAACAAAAGGTAGTACCGGGTGGATTGTTGAGCAATCGCAAGTTCTACAACCCGCGTATATCAGTTGGTGCTGGTGTGACCAGACTGGAAGAATTGCTGGTCGTAGATCCCCAGACATCAGGGGGGCTGTTAATTAGTCTGGCTGCGGAAAATGCTCAAGCTTTTGTTAATGATCTTCAAAAGAATGGTGTCGAAGACGCCAGAATCATTGGTGAAATAAGTAATTCCAGCAACGAACCACGCATTTCCCTTCACAAATAA